In one Streptomyces sp. T12 genomic region, the following are encoded:
- a CDS encoding GntR family transcriptional regulator: protein MLSTGLPQGAVPKLERPGPLRDRVYEALLELITTRALQPGQHLVESELAGHLGVSRQPVREALQRLNTEGWVDLRPAQGAFVHEPTEEEADQLLTVRTLLEAEAARLAAAHADSAGIAVLESLCAEGEKAVAADDVDAAVALNARFHAKIMELAGNAVLAELAAQVDRRVRWYYTPVARQRGQQSWTEHRGMIAAITERDEQRATELMREHTEHTRRSYHARQRS, encoded by the coding sequence ATGTTGTCGACAGGACTGCCGCAGGGTGCGGTGCCCAAGCTCGAACGGCCCGGCCCGCTGCGCGACCGCGTCTACGAGGCGCTGCTCGAACTCATCACCACCCGCGCCCTCCAGCCGGGCCAGCACCTCGTCGAGAGCGAACTGGCAGGCCACCTCGGTGTGTCCCGGCAGCCGGTGCGTGAGGCGCTGCAGCGGCTGAACACCGAGGGCTGGGTCGATCTGCGGCCCGCGCAGGGCGCGTTCGTGCACGAGCCGACGGAGGAGGAGGCCGACCAGCTGCTCACCGTCCGCACGCTCCTGGAGGCCGAGGCCGCCCGGCTCGCCGCCGCCCACGCCGACAGTGCCGGCATCGCGGTCCTGGAGTCGCTGTGCGCGGAGGGCGAGAAGGCCGTCGCCGCCGACGACGTGGACGCGGCGGTCGCCCTCAACGCCCGCTTCCACGCGAAGATCATGGAACTCGCGGGCAACGCGGTCCTCGCCGAGCTCGCCGCACAGGTCGACCGGCGCGTCCGCTGGTACTACACCCCCGTCGCCCGCCAGCGCGGGCAGCAGTCCTGGACCGAGCACCGCGGCATGATCGCCGCGATCACCGAGCGGGACGAGCAGCGGGCCACGGAGCTGATGCGCGAGCACACGGAGCACACGCGGCGGTCGTACCACGCACGGCAGCGGTCGTAG
- a CDS encoding Gfo/Idh/MocA family protein, whose protein sequence is MGQPQQSEGAEAAEKPVDVGTDRPPLRVGMVGYAFMGAAHSQGWRTAGRVFDLPLSPVLAAICGRDATAVRAAADRHGWETAETDWRALIERDDIDLVDICTPGDSHAEIALAALAAGKHVLCEKPLANSVEEAEVMATAAEAAYERGQLAMVGFNYRRVPATALARSMVAEGRLGNLRHVRVTYLQDWLVDPQFPLTWRLRKELAGSGALGDLGAHIIDLAQYLAGEQLTGVSALTETFVKERPLPGGAVKGLSAVSAEGATGQVTVDDAALFTGRFPSGALASFEATRYATGRKNALRIELNGERGSLAFDLERLNELAYHDGTEPGAHAGFRRILVTEPDHPYLDAWWPPGHGLGYEHTFVHQARDLVHAISEGRRPEPSFADGLQVQRVLAAVEESAEKNSVYTPIAV, encoded by the coding sequence ATGGGACAGCCGCAGCAGTCAGAAGGGGCAGAGGCGGCCGAGAAGCCGGTAGACGTCGGGACGGACAGGCCACCCCTACGGGTGGGCATGGTCGGCTACGCCTTCATGGGTGCCGCCCACTCCCAGGGCTGGCGCACCGCGGGCCGTGTCTTCGATCTGCCGCTCAGCCCGGTTCTGGCCGCGATCTGCGGACGGGACGCGACCGCCGTGCGCGCGGCGGCCGATCGGCACGGCTGGGAGACGGCCGAGACCGACTGGCGTGCCCTGATCGAGCGGGACGACATCGACCTCGTCGACATCTGCACCCCGGGCGACAGCCACGCCGAGATCGCGCTCGCCGCGCTGGCCGCCGGCAAGCACGTCCTGTGCGAGAAGCCTCTCGCGAACAGCGTGGAGGAGGCCGAGGTCATGGCGACGGCGGCCGAAGCCGCCTACGAGCGCGGTCAGTTGGCGATGGTCGGGTTCAACTACCGCCGGGTGCCCGCCACCGCGCTGGCTCGCAGCATGGTCGCCGAGGGCCGCCTCGGCAACCTGCGCCACGTACGGGTGACGTACCTTCAGGACTGGCTGGTGGACCCGCAGTTCCCGCTTACCTGGCGGCTGCGCAAGGAGCTGGCCGGCTCGGGCGCGCTCGGCGACCTCGGCGCGCACATCATCGACCTCGCGCAGTATCTGGCGGGCGAGCAGCTGACCGGGGTGTCCGCCCTCACGGAGACCTTCGTGAAGGAACGCCCGCTGCCCGGCGGGGCCGTGAAGGGGCTGTCCGCCGTCTCGGCCGAGGGCGCCACCGGCCAGGTCACCGTCGACGACGCCGCCCTGTTCACCGGCCGCTTCCCCTCCGGCGCCCTCGCCTCCTTCGAGGCCACCCGCTACGCCACCGGCCGCAAGAACGCCCTGCGCATCGAACTCAACGGTGAACGCGGCTCGTTGGCCTTCGACCTGGAGCGCCTCAACGAACTCGCCTACCACGACGGCACGGAACCCGGAGCCCACGCCGGCTTCCGCCGCATCCTCGTCACCGAACCCGACCACCCCTACCTGGACGCGTGGTGGCCGCCGGGCCACGGCCTCGGCTACGAGCACACCTTCGTCCACCAGGCCCGCGACCTGGTCCACGCCATCTCCGAGGGCCGCCGGCCCGAACCCTCCTTCGCCGACGGGCTGCAGGTGCAGCGCGTACTGGCGGCGGTGGAGGAGAGCGCCGAGAAGAACTCCGTCTACACGCCCATAGCGGTCTGA
- a CDS encoding DUF6232 family protein encodes MAFKREVISVRVSRRILWIGAEAYPLNNIARAQVIKIVPARAAAVGRFLSQAVLCVVIWVAARALSGEEQALSDAGPGFLTIATVVVLGVLVIATAKLFSVLLRRNYFALVIETAGTPRTALVSADPNLVDQLVVNIMDAIDNPQAAFSMQVENFHLGDKIQQFGDRNVGKVA; translated from the coding sequence GTGGCATTCAAAAGAGAAGTCATCAGTGTCCGCGTCAGCCGCCGTATTCTGTGGATCGGCGCGGAGGCATATCCGCTGAACAACATCGCGCGGGCACAGGTCATCAAGATCGTGCCCGCGCGTGCCGCCGCTGTGGGGCGTTTCCTTTCGCAGGCTGTGCTCTGCGTGGTCATCTGGGTGGCGGCCAGGGCCCTGTCGGGGGAGGAGCAGGCCCTTTCGGACGCGGGCCCGGGCTTTTTGACCATCGCGACCGTCGTCGTCCTCGGCGTCCTCGTCATCGCCACCGCGAAACTCTTCAGTGTTCTGCTGAGGCGCAACTATTTCGCGCTGGTGATCGAAACGGCGGGGACTCCGCGTACCGCGCTGGTGAGTGCCGACCCTAATCTCGTGGACCAGCTCGTCGTCAACATCATGGACGCGATCGACAATCCGCAGGCCGCTTTCAGTATGCAGGTCGAGAACTTCCATCTCGGCGACAAGATTCAGCAATTCGGCGACCGGAATGTGGGGAAGGTGGCCTGA
- a CDS encoding OFA family MFS transporter, translated as MSPPVAPPGWSRWLVPPAALSVHLSIGQAYAWSVFKPPLESALGLSGTQSALPFQLGIVMLGLSAAFGGTLVERNGPRWAMTVALICFSSGFLLSALGAATEQYWLIVFGYGFVGGIGLGIGYISPVSTLIKWFPDRPGMATGIAIMGFGGGALIASPWSTQMLDSFGRDSSGIALAFLVHGLSYAVFMLLGVLLVRVPRTEKPVGDGPSVFDGPQVSARNAVRTPQFWCLWVVLCMNVTAGIGILEKAAPMITDFFANTSTPVSVSAAAGFVALLSAANMAGRIGWSSTSDLIGRKNIYRLYLGVGALMYGLIALAGDSSKPLFILCALVILSFYGGGFATIPAYLKDLFGTYQVGAIHGRLLTAWSTAGVLGPLIVNWIADRQEEAGKDGSSLYTMSLFIMIGLLAVGFVANELVRPVHPRHHIPTPESKEAPDVQRQQPA; from the coding sequence ATGAGTCCCCCTGTCGCTCCCCCGGGATGGAGCCGCTGGCTGGTTCCGCCCGCCGCTCTGTCGGTCCATCTGTCCATCGGCCAGGCCTACGCCTGGAGCGTGTTCAAGCCGCCGCTCGAGTCCGCGCTCGGCCTCAGCGGCACACAGAGCGCGCTGCCGTTCCAACTCGGCATCGTCATGCTCGGTCTGTCGGCCGCGTTCGGCGGCACGCTGGTGGAGCGCAACGGGCCGCGCTGGGCGATGACCGTCGCCCTGATCTGCTTCTCGTCCGGCTTCCTGCTCTCCGCGCTCGGCGCGGCCACCGAGCAGTACTGGCTGATCGTTTTCGGCTACGGCTTCGTCGGCGGGATCGGCCTCGGCATCGGCTACATCTCGCCGGTCTCGACATTGATCAAGTGGTTCCCTGACCGGCCCGGCATGGCCACCGGCATCGCCATCATGGGCTTCGGCGGCGGCGCGCTCATCGCCTCGCCCTGGTCGACGCAGATGCTGGACTCGTTCGGCCGTGACAGCTCCGGGATCGCGCTGGCGTTCCTGGTGCACGGGCTGTCGTACGCCGTCTTCATGCTGCTCGGCGTGCTGCTGGTCCGGGTGCCGCGCACCGAGAAGCCGGTCGGCGACGGGCCCAGCGTCTTCGACGGACCGCAGGTGTCCGCCCGCAACGCCGTGCGCACGCCGCAGTTCTGGTGTCTGTGGGTCGTGCTCTGCATGAACGTGACCGCGGGCATCGGCATCCTGGAGAAGGCCGCGCCGATGATCACGGACTTCTTCGCGAACACCTCCACACCGGTGTCGGTGTCGGCCGCCGCCGGCTTCGTCGCCCTGCTGTCCGCCGCCAACATGGCGGGCCGGATCGGCTGGTCGTCGACCTCCGACCTGATCGGACGCAAGAACATCTACCGTCTGTACCTGGGCGTGGGCGCCCTCATGTACGGGCTGATCGCGCTGGCCGGCGACTCGTCGAAGCCGCTGTTCATCCTGTGCGCGCTGGTGATCCTGTCCTTCTACGGCGGCGGCTTCGCGACGATCCCCGCGTATCTGAAGGACCTCTTCGGGACCTACCAGGTGGGTGCCATCCACGGGCGGCTGCTCACCGCCTGGTCCACGGCCGGCGTCCTCGGGCCGCTGATCGTCAACTGGATCGCCGACCGGCAGGAGGAGGCCGGCAAGGACGGCTCGTCCCTGTACACGATGTCCCTGTTCATCATGATCGGCCTGCTCGCCGTCGGCTTCGTCGCCAACGAACTCGTCCGGCCTGTCCACCCCCGCCACCACATCCCCACCCCGGAGTCGAAGGAGGCCCCAGATGTCCAGCGACAGCAGCCCGCCTAG
- a CDS encoding ROK family transcriptional regulator, with amino-acid sequence MTARPANAHQARLLKLLRDGGPNSRAQLGDQIDLSRSKLAVEVDRLLETGLVVADGLAASRGGRRSHNVRLNPGLRFLGVDIGATSVDVAVTNAELEILGHLNQPMDVREGPVAVFEQVLSMAAKLRASGLAEGYDGAGIGVPGPVRFPEGVPVAPPIMPGWDGFPVREALSQELGCPVMVDNDVNLMAMGEQHAGVARSVGDFLCVKIGTGIGCGIVAGGDVHRGVTGSAGDIGHIQAVPDGRPCACGNRGCLEAHFSGAALARDAVEAAQQGLSVELATRLEANGTLTAVDVAAAAAAGDATALDLIREGGNRVGQVIAGLVSFFNPGLVVIGGGVTGLGHTLLAAIRTQVYRQSLPLATGNLPIVLGELGPTAGVIGAARLISDHLFSPA; translated from the coding sequence ATGACGGCGCGACCCGCGAACGCCCATCAGGCCCGGCTGCTCAAGCTGTTGCGCGACGGAGGCCCCAACTCCCGGGCCCAGCTGGGCGATCAGATCGACCTCTCGCGGTCCAAGCTGGCCGTGGAGGTGGACCGTCTGCTGGAGACGGGCCTGGTCGTGGCCGACGGACTCGCCGCCTCGCGCGGTGGCCGCCGCTCCCACAACGTCCGGCTCAACCCCGGGCTGCGCTTCCTCGGCGTCGACATCGGCGCGACCTCGGTCGACGTCGCCGTCACCAACGCCGAACTGGAGATCCTGGGCCACCTCAACCAGCCCATGGACGTCCGCGAGGGCCCGGTCGCGGTCTTCGAGCAAGTCCTGTCCATGGCAGCGAAGTTGAGGGCCTCGGGGCTCGCGGAGGGGTACGACGGCGCCGGCATCGGCGTCCCCGGACCGGTCCGCTTCCCCGAGGGTGTCCCGGTGGCTCCGCCGATCATGCCGGGCTGGGACGGCTTCCCGGTACGGGAGGCGCTCAGCCAGGAACTCGGCTGCCCGGTCATGGTCGACAACGACGTGAACCTCATGGCGATGGGGGAGCAGCACGCGGGCGTCGCACGCTCCGTGGGCGACTTCCTCTGCGTCAAGATCGGCACCGGCATCGGCTGCGGCATCGTCGCGGGCGGTGACGTCCACCGCGGTGTCACGGGCAGCGCGGGCGACATCGGGCACATCCAGGCCGTGCCCGACGGACGCCCCTGCGCCTGCGGCAACCGGGGCTGCCTGGAGGCCCACTTCAGCGGGGCGGCCCTCGCCCGGGACGCCGTGGAGGCGGCCCAGCAGGGACTCTCCGTCGAACTGGCCACCCGGCTGGAGGCGAACGGCACCCTGACCGCAGTCGATGTCGCGGCTGCGGCCGCCGCGGGTGACGCCACCGCCCTCGACCTGATCCGCGAGGGCGGCAACCGCGTCGGCCAGGTCATCGCCGGACTCGTCAGCTTCTTCAACCCCGGCCTGGTGGTGATCGGCGGCGGGGTGACCGGCCTCGGCCACACCCTGCTCGCCGCGATCCGCACCCAGGTCTACCGCCAGTCACTGCCGCTGGCGACGGGCAACCTGCCCATCGTTCTGGGGGAGTTGGGCCCCACCGCCGGAGTCATCGGCGCGGCCCGGCTCATCAGCGACCACCTGTTCTCACCCGCGTAA
- a CDS encoding sugar ABC transporter ATP-binding protein, whose translation MASEPPLLSMSGITKSFPGVRALDGVDLDVQAGEVHCLLGQNGAGKSTLIKVLAGAHQPDTGTIHWRGEAVTLRSPIAAMRLGIATIYQELDLVEHLSVAENVHLGHEPTAAGFVVRGKVARASTAQLLKRLGHPEIDPARLVGELSAAQQQIVSMARALSHDVRLIVMDEPSAALDPDEVDNLFRIVGDLTADGVGVVYISHRLEEIRRIGDRVTVLKDGRAVAGGLPAKTTPTREVVALMTGRNVEYVFPERPTRDVTADKPLLEVRGLARDGEFEALDLSVRPGEIVGLAGLVGSGRSEILETIYGARKPSAGQVRVDGRALRPGSVRAAVRAGLGLAPEERKAQALLMLESVTRNVSVSSMSRFSRGGWIDRAAELGAARAATRELSLRPDNPNVPVRTLSGGNQQKAVLARWLLRGCRVLLLDEPTRGVDVGARAELYAVVRRLADEGLAVLLVSSEVPEVLGLADRVLVLREGRVVHTAPARELDEHRVLDLVMEGSPAS comes from the coding sequence ATGGCATCAGAACCACCGCTGCTCAGCATGTCCGGCATCACCAAGTCGTTCCCCGGAGTCCGCGCCCTCGACGGCGTCGACCTCGACGTCCAGGCCGGTGAAGTGCACTGCCTGCTCGGCCAGAACGGCGCCGGCAAGTCCACCCTCATCAAGGTCCTGGCCGGCGCCCACCAGCCCGACACCGGCACGATCCACTGGCGCGGCGAGGCGGTCACCCTCCGCTCGCCCATCGCCGCCATGCGCCTCGGCATCGCCACCATCTACCAGGAACTCGACCTGGTGGAGCACCTGTCGGTGGCCGAGAACGTCCACCTCGGCCATGAACCCACGGCCGCCGGCTTCGTCGTACGCGGAAAGGTCGCGCGGGCGTCAACAGCGCAGCTCCTCAAGCGACTCGGTCATCCGGAGATCGACCCGGCGCGCCTGGTCGGGGAGTTGTCGGCGGCGCAGCAGCAGATCGTGTCCATGGCGCGGGCGCTCTCCCACGACGTACGGCTGATCGTGATGGACGAGCCGTCCGCCGCCCTCGACCCGGACGAGGTCGACAACCTCTTCCGTATCGTCGGCGACCTCACCGCCGACGGTGTCGGCGTGGTCTACATCTCGCACCGGCTGGAGGAGATCCGCCGGATCGGCGACCGGGTGACCGTGCTGAAGGACGGGCGGGCGGTGGCGGGCGGGCTGCCGGCGAAGACGACGCCGACGCGCGAGGTCGTGGCGCTGATGACCGGACGCAACGTCGAGTACGTCTTCCCCGAGCGGCCGACCAGGGACGTGACGGCCGACAAACCGCTGCTGGAGGTGCGGGGACTTGCCAGGGACGGCGAGTTCGAGGCCCTCGACCTGAGCGTGCGGCCCGGTGAGATCGTCGGGCTCGCCGGACTGGTGGGCTCGGGGCGCTCGGAGATCCTGGAGACGATCTACGGGGCCAGGAAGCCCAGCGCCGGTCAAGTCCGCGTGGACGGGCGGGCGTTGAGGCCCGGGAGTGTGCGGGCCGCCGTGCGTGCCGGACTCGGGCTCGCGCCCGAGGAGCGCAAGGCGCAGGCGCTGCTGATGCTGGAGTCCGTCACCCGCAACGTCTCCGTCTCCTCCATGTCCCGCTTCTCACGCGGCGGCTGGATCGACCGGGCCGCCGAACTGGGGGCCGCGCGGGCCGCGACCCGCGAGCTGTCGCTGCGGCCCGACAACCCGAACGTGCCGGTCCGCACCCTCTCCGGGGGCAACCAGCAAAAGGCCGTCCTGGCCCGCTGGCTGCTGCGCGGCTGCCGCGTCCTGCTGCTCGACGAACCCACCCGCGGCGTCGACGTCGGCGCCCGCGCCGAACTGTACGCAGTCGTACGCCGGCTGGCCGACGAAGGCCTCGCCGTCCTGCTCGTCTCCAGCGAAGTGCCCGAAGTGCTGGGCCTCGCCGACCGCGTCCTGGTGCTGCGCGAGGGCCGTGTCGTTCACACGGCGCCCGCACGCGAACTCGACGAACACCGTGTACTCGACCTCGTCATGGAAGGAAGCCCGGCGTCATGA
- a CDS encoding substrate-binding domain-containing protein, translating to MQHFQSRFTSRRGLLFGSAAIGAGALLVGCTSNESDDEPAANDQPAADDKPGKQVTIGFAGPQADHGWLNAINDNAKSRAKKYSDVTLEITEGSNDTAAQIGQIETLINKKVDVLVVLPADGKALTQVGLKAMRAGIPVINLDRVFNTPQAYRCWIGGDNYGMGLNAGHYIGEKLKGKSNAKVIELAGLDNLELTKQRTQGFDDALKNYPNIKKVARQAAEFTVESGQAKMAQLLQAQSNFDALWNHDDDQGVGALRAIEQAGRDDFLMVGGAGALSAFQEIKQDDGVLKATVLYPPTMAASAIDLARALGQGKGIGGMAEFEIPASITLYSAVVDKTNVDQYMSTGFK from the coding sequence ATGCAGCATTTCCAGAGCCGATTCACCAGTCGCAGAGGGCTGCTCTTCGGATCCGCCGCCATAGGAGCGGGCGCCCTCCTCGTGGGTTGCACGAGCAACGAGTCCGACGACGAGCCGGCCGCGAACGACCAGCCGGCCGCCGACGACAAGCCCGGCAAGCAGGTCACCATCGGCTTCGCCGGACCGCAGGCCGACCACGGCTGGCTCAACGCCATCAACGACAACGCCAAGAGCCGCGCGAAGAAGTACTCCGACGTCACCCTGGAGATCACCGAGGGGTCGAACGACACCGCCGCGCAGATCGGCCAGATCGAGACGCTGATCAACAAGAAGGTCGACGTGCTGGTGGTGCTGCCCGCCGACGGCAAGGCGCTCACCCAGGTCGGCCTGAAGGCGATGCGGGCCGGGATCCCGGTGATCAACCTCGACCGGGTCTTCAACACCCCGCAGGCCTACCGGTGCTGGATCGGCGGCGACAACTACGGGATGGGCCTCAACGCCGGCCACTACATCGGCGAGAAGCTCAAGGGGAAGTCGAACGCCAAGGTCATCGAGCTGGCCGGCCTGGACAACCTGGAGCTGACCAAGCAGCGCACCCAGGGCTTCGACGACGCCCTGAAGAACTACCCCAACATCAAGAAGGTGGCCCGTCAGGCGGCCGAGTTCACGGTCGAGTCCGGACAGGCCAAGATGGCCCAACTCCTGCAGGCCCAGTCGAACTTCGACGCCCTGTGGAACCACGACGACGACCAGGGCGTGGGCGCCCTGCGCGCCATCGAGCAGGCCGGGCGCGACGACTTCCTGATGGTCGGCGGCGCGGGCGCACTCTCCGCCTTCCAGGAGATCAAGCAGGACGACGGCGTCCTCAAGGCGACCGTCCTGTACCCGCCGACCATGGCCGCGTCCGCCATCGACCTGGCCCGTGCGCTGGGCCAGGGCAAGGGCATCGGCGGCATGGCCGAGTTCGAGATCCCGGCCTCGATCACGCTCTACTCGGCGGTCGTCGACAAGACCAACGTCGACCAGTACATGTCCACCGGCTTCAAGTGA
- a CDS encoding beta-ketoacyl-ACP synthase III: MNGSRIAAVGHYQPAKVLTNEDLAGMVATSDEWITSRVGIRTRHIAGPDEPVDELAAHAAAKALAAAGLAPGDIDLVLVATSTAIDRSPNMAARVAARLGIPSPAAMDINVVCAGFTHALATADHAVRAGAAARALVIGADKMSDVTDWSDRTTCVLVGDGAGAAVVEASQEAAIGPVLWGSVPEMGHAVRIEGQPARFAQEGQSVYRWATTQLPAIARRACERAGLAPEDLAGVVLHQANLRIIEPLALKLGAVNAVVARDVSESGNTSAASIPLALSKLVEQGRISSGDPVLLFGFGGNLSYAGQVVRCP; the protein is encoded by the coding sequence ATGAACGGCTCGCGCATCGCCGCTGTCGGCCACTACCAGCCCGCCAAGGTGCTCACCAACGAGGACCTGGCCGGCATGGTGGCCACCAGTGACGAGTGGATCACGAGCCGGGTGGGCATCCGTACGCGCCACATCGCCGGGCCCGACGAGCCGGTCGACGAACTGGCCGCACACGCCGCCGCCAAGGCTCTCGCGGCGGCGGGCCTCGCGCCCGGCGACATCGACCTGGTCCTGGTCGCCACCTCCACCGCCATCGACCGCTCCCCGAACATGGCCGCCCGGGTCGCGGCCCGGCTCGGCATCCCGTCGCCCGCCGCGATGGACATCAACGTCGTCTGCGCGGGCTTCACCCATGCCCTGGCCACCGCCGACCACGCCGTCCGCGCGGGCGCCGCGGCCCGGGCCCTGGTGATCGGCGCCGACAAGATGTCCGACGTGACCGACTGGAGCGACCGTACGACCTGTGTGCTGGTCGGGGACGGGGCCGGCGCGGCCGTCGTGGAGGCTTCCCAGGAGGCCGCCATCGGGCCCGTGTTGTGGGGTTCGGTGCCCGAGATGGGGCACGCGGTGCGCATCGAGGGACAGCCCGCGCGGTTCGCGCAGGAGGGGCAGAGCGTCTACCGCTGGGCGACGACTCAGCTGCCGGCCATCGCCCGCAGGGCCTGCGAGCGGGCGGGCCTCGCGCCCGAGGACCTCGCCGGAGTCGTCCTGCACCAGGCCAACCTGCGCATCATCGAGCCCCTCGCGCTCAAGCTCGGCGCCGTCAACGCCGTGGTCGCGCGCGATGTCTCGGAGTCCGGGAACACCTCGGCGGCGAGCATTCCGCTGGCGCTCTCCAAGCTCGTGGAACAGGGGCGGATCTCGTCCGGGGACCCGGTACTGCTCTTCGGGTTCGGGGGGAACCTGTCGTACGCGGGACAGGTCGTCCGCTGCCCCTGA
- a CDS encoding sugar phosphate isomerase/epimerase: protein MPRTFTLFTGQWADLPLEEVCRLARDFGYDGLELACWGDHFEVDKALADPTYIDSRKALLDKYGLKCWAISNHLVGQAVCDAIIDERHQAILPARIWGDGDAEGVRQRAAAEMADTARAAAAFGVNTVIGFTGSAIWHLVAMFPPAPESMIERGYEDFATRWNPILDVFDEEGVRFAHEVHPSEIAYDYWTTWRALEAVGGRPAFGLNFDPSHFVWQDLDPVGFLWDFRDRIYHVDCKEARKRLDGRNGRLGSHLPWGDPRRGWDFVSAGHGDVPWEDVFRMLRSIDYQGPISVEWEDAGMDRLQGAPEALTRLKAYDFEPPSASFDAAFGN, encoded by the coding sequence ATGCCGCGCACATTCACGCTCTTCACCGGCCAGTGGGCCGACCTGCCGCTGGAGGAGGTCTGCCGGCTCGCCCGCGACTTCGGCTACGACGGACTCGAACTCGCCTGCTGGGGCGACCACTTCGAGGTCGACAAGGCCCTCGCGGACCCGACGTACATCGACTCCAGGAAGGCCCTGCTCGACAAGTACGGCCTCAAGTGCTGGGCCATCTCCAACCACCTGGTCGGCCAGGCCGTCTGCGACGCCATCATCGACGAACGTCACCAGGCCATTCTGCCCGCCCGCATCTGGGGCGACGGCGACGCGGAAGGCGTACGGCAGCGGGCCGCCGCCGAGATGGCCGACACCGCGCGCGCCGCGGCCGCCTTCGGCGTGAACACCGTCATCGGCTTCACCGGCTCCGCGATCTGGCACCTCGTCGCCATGTTCCCGCCGGCGCCCGAGTCGATGATCGAGCGCGGCTACGAGGACTTCGCGACACGCTGGAACCCCATCCTGGACGTCTTCGACGAGGAGGGCGTGCGGTTCGCGCACGAGGTCCATCCCAGCGAGATCGCCTACGACTACTGGACGACCTGGCGTGCCCTGGAGGCGGTCGGGGGCCGCCCCGCCTTCGGCCTGAACTTCGACCCGTCGCACTTCGTGTGGCAGGACCTGGATCCGGTCGGCTTCCTGTGGGACTTCCGCGACCGCATCTACCACGTCGACTGCAAGGAGGCCCGCAAGCGCCTCGACGGCCGCAACGGCCGCCTCGGCTCCCACCTGCCCTGGGGCGACCCCCGCCGGGGCTGGGACTTCGTGTCGGCCGGGCACGGTGACGTCCCCTGGGAGGACGTCTTCCGGATGCTGCGCTCCATCGACTACCAGGGCCCCATCTCCGTGGAGTGGGAGGACGCCGGCATGGACCGGCTCCAGGGGGCCCCGGAGGCGCTGACCCGTCTCAAGGCGTACGACTTCGAGCCGCCGTCGGCCTCCTTCGACGCGGCGTTCGGCAACTGA
- a CDS encoding ABC transporter permease: MTQHASPPRDSTGKVQSAGAPPAWRGLMARADVRTLSLLGVLAVLIIIGGITKPDEFLDTRNLQLVLTQASVIGVVTVGMTFVITSGGIDLSVGAIVALSSVWATTVATQEYGFGGILFTAVLVGLGCGLVNGLLIAYGGMVPFIATLAMLASARGMALQITDGKTQIVTVTSVLDLGERDAYVLGIPPLVMVFAVVTIIGWLILNRTTFGRRTVAVGGNAEAARLAGIDVRRQRLYLYLLSGLCCGVAAFLLIVLAGSGQNTNGNLYELDAIAAAIIGGTLLSGGRGTITGSVLGVLIFTTITNIFALNNLQSDVQQIAKGAIIVAAVLVQRRTASTT, encoded by the coding sequence ATGACGCAGCACGCCTCCCCGCCCCGGGACAGCACCGGCAAGGTGCAGTCGGCCGGCGCACCGCCCGCCTGGCGGGGCCTGATGGCCCGCGCCGACGTGCGCACCCTCTCCCTGCTCGGCGTCCTCGCCGTACTGATCATCATCGGCGGCATCACCAAGCCGGACGAGTTCCTGGACACCCGCAACCTCCAACTCGTCCTCACCCAGGCGTCCGTGATCGGCGTCGTCACCGTCGGCATGACCTTCGTCATCACCTCCGGCGGCATCGACCTGTCGGTCGGCGCGATCGTCGCGCTCTCCTCGGTGTGGGCGACGACGGTGGCGACCCAGGAGTACGGCTTCGGCGGCATCCTGTTCACCGCGGTGCTCGTCGGCCTCGGATGCGGCCTGGTCAACGGACTGCTGATCGCGTACGGCGGCATGGTCCCCTTCATCGCCACGCTCGCCATGCTGGCCTCCGCGCGCGGAATGGCGCTGCAGATCACCGACGGCAAGACGCAGATCGTCACGGTGACCTCCGTGCTGGACCTCGGCGAGCGCGACGCGTATGTGCTCGGCATACCGCCGCTGGTCATGGTGTTCGCGGTCGTGACGATCATCGGCTGGCTGATCCTGAACCGCACGACCTTCGGGCGCCGCACGGTCGCCGTCGGCGGCAACGCGGAGGCGGCCCGCCTCGCCGGCATCGACGTCCGCCGCCAGCGGCTCTACCTCTACCTGCTGTCCGGACTGTGCTGCGGCGTCGCCGCCTTCCTGCTGATCGTCCTGGCCGGATCCGGCCAGAACACCAACGGCAACCTCTATGAACTCGACGCCATCGCGGCCGCGATCATCGGCGGCACGCTGCTCAGCGGGGGCCGCGGCACCATCACCGGCTCCGTGCTCGGTGTCCTGATCTTCACCACGATCACCAACATCTTCGCCCTGAACAACCTGCAGAGCGACGTCCAGCAGATCGCCAAGGGCGCGATCATCGTCGCCGCCGTGCTGGTCCAGCGCCGTACCGCAAGCACGACCTGA